In a single window of the Elaeis guineensis isolate ETL-2024a chromosome 6, EG11, whole genome shotgun sequence genome:
- the LOC105046638 gene encoding UDP-glucose 6-dehydrogenase 4, protein MVKICCIGAGYVGGPTMAVIALKCPSIEVVVVDISVARINAWNSDQLPIYEPGLEDVVKQCRGRNLFFSTDVEKHVSEADIIFVSVNTPTKTRGLGAGKAADLTYWESAARMIADVSKSDKIVVEKSTVPVKTAEAIEKILTHNSKGINFQILSNPEFLAEGTAIQDLLKPDRVLIGGRETPGGQKAVQALKDVYAQWVPEDRIITTNLWSAELSKLAANAFLAQRISSVNAISALCEATGANVSEVAYSVGKDSRIGPKFLNASVGFGGSCFQKDILNLVYICECNGLPEVADYWKQVIKINDYQKSRFVNRVVSSMFNTVSGKKIAVLGFAFKKDTGDTRETPAIDVCKGLLGDKATISIYDPQVTEDQIQRDLAMNKFDWDHPIHLQPMSPTAVKQVSVTWDAYEATKGAHGVCILTEWDEFKTLDYQRIYENMQKPAFIFDGRNVVDPEKLREIGFIVYSIGKPLDPWVKDLPAVA, encoded by the coding sequence atggTGAAGATCTGCTGCATTGGAGCTGGCTATGTTGGTGGGCCGACCATGGCCGTGATTGCCCTCAAGTGCCCATCCATTGAGGTAGTTGTTGTCGACATCTCTGTTGCCCGCATCAATGCATGGAACAGTGATCAACTTCCAATTTACGAGCCAGGCCTCGAGGATGTGGTCAAGCAGTGCCGCGGAAggaacctcttcttcagcactgACGTTGAGAAACATGTTTCTGAGGCTGACATCATCTTTGTCTCAGTGAACACTCCTACCAAAACCCGCGGCCTCGGGGCAGGTAAGGCTGCTGACCTCACCTACTGGGAAAGTGCTGCTCGCATGATCGCCGATGTCTCCAAGTCTGACAAGATTGTGGTCGAGAAATCCACAGTCCCAGTCAAGACTGCTGAGGCCATCGAGAAGATCTTAACGCACAACAGCAAAGGAATCAACTTCCAGATCCTCTCCAACCCAGAGTTCCTTGCTGAGGGTACAGCAATCCAGGACTTGCTCAAACCTGATCGGGTACTTATTGGTGGCCGGGAGACTCCGGGCGGCCAGAAGGCTGTTCAGGCACTAAAAGATGTTTATGCCCAGTGGGTGCCTGAGGATCGGATTATAACAACCAACCTGTGGTCTGCAGAGCTGTCCAAGCTCGCAGCAAATGCATTCTTGGCACAAAGGATCTCCTCTGTCAATGCCATTTCTGCACTCTGCGAGGCCACTGGGGCGAATGTGTCTGAGGTGGCCTATTCTGTGGGTAAGGACTCAAGGATTGGTCCTAAATTCTTAAACGCCAGTGTAGGGTTCGGAGGGTCCTGCTTTCAAAAAGACATCCTTAATCTGGTCTACATCTGTGAGTGCAATGGTCTGCCTGAGGTGGCTGACTACTGGAAGCAGGTCATCAAGATCAATGACTATCAGAAGAGCCGGTTTGTGAATCGGGTTGTCTCCTCCATGTTCAATACTGTTTCTGGCAAGAAGATTGCCGTGCTCGGGTTTGCATTCAAGAAAGATACCGGTGACACAAGGGAGACTCCTGCAATTGATGTGTGCAAGGGTCTCTTGGGGGACAAGGCCACAATTAGCATCTATGATCCACAGGTGACTGAGGACCAGATCCAACGTGACCTTGCAATGAACAAGTTCGACTGGGACCACCCAATCCACCTGCAGCCGATGAGTCCTACAGCTGTGAAGCAGGTGTCTGTGACATGGGATGCTTATGAGGCTACCAAGGGAGCACATGGTGTCTGCATCCTGACTGAGTGGGATGAATTTAAGACTCTGGACTATCAGCGGATCTATGAGAACATGCAGAAGCCAGCTTTCATATTTGATGGGCGCAATGTGGTCGATCCAGAGAAGCTTAGGGAGATTGGATTCATTGTGTACTCAATTGGGAAGCCATTGGACCCATGGGTCAAGGATTTGCCCGCTGTTGCCTAA
- the LOC105046688 gene encoding uncharacterized protein: MEGEKLLKHRCKVCRKSFPSGRSLGGHMRSHFHTAVAGSSENNAEERPPASIRGASYGLREKPKKTWRMSDYTSDDGEKQCRECGKVFPSWRALFGHMRCHSERVCRTSEEQEEQEGSWSNGGRSESEAAVMAVPRRRRGSRRMVAVITASSSSLSEYEREEEDGAISLMMLSRDVWYCGGGGGSGRGVGGGIHSLTESSDKNSAVFEERGIDEGDGDVVPRNGGCWRNGLKRVESDASDDWFDRDNEFKKPKVCNSDADELQDSDEESKKDSSKKKDLNSAAAELGLKPRFDGSEFKIEKQRFDDSDAKFGIDSIERSRSDASDGGLDKAAKRRSQFECSTCNKTFHSYQALGGHRASHKRMKGCYGSENSLETDASVDLPAVEEMVDQGEGIEAANGLSKKAKGHECLLCGKVFSSGQALGGHKRAHLVMNTDDRGDAACRQTIMIQQQPLEMPDLLDLNLPAPVDEEFNSTNGNAEMKSWWAGSNVKHEPLVGVISN; the protein is encoded by the coding sequence ATGGAAGGAGAAAAATTGCTGAAGCATCGGTGCAAGGTGTGCCGGAAGAGCTTCCCGTCCGGCCGATCGCTGGGCGGACACATGAGGTCCCACTTCCACACGGCAGTGGCCGGGAGCTCCGAGAACAACGCCGAGGAGAGGCCGCCGGCGAGCATTAGAGGAGCCAGCTACGGACTGAGGGAGAAACCAAAGAAGACGTGGCGGATGTCGGATTATACTAGCGATGATGGTGAGAAGCAGTGCCGGGAGTGTGGCAAGGTGTTCCCGTCCTGGAGAGCTCTGTTTGGGCACATGAGGTGCCACTCTGAGAGGGTGTGCCGAACTTCGGAGGAGCAAGAAGAGCAGGAGGGTTCTTGGAGCAATGGCGGGCGGTCGGAGAGCGAGGCTGCGGTGATGGCAGTGccgaggaggagaagaggatcgAGAAGGATGGTGGCGGTGATCACTGCAAGTTCTTCGTCGCTGTCGGAGTatgagagggaggaggaggatgGAGCTATAAGCCTTATGATGCTGTCGAGGGATGTCTGGTActgtggcggcggcggcggcagcgGCCGTGGTGTTGGTGGTGGAATTCATTCGTTGACCGAGTCTTCTGATAAGAATTCTGCAGTCTTTGAGGAGAGGGGAATTGATGAAGGGGATGGGGATGTTGTTCCAAGAAATGGGGGATGTTGGAGGAATGGGCTCAAGAGGGTGGAATCTGATGCTTCTGATGATTGGTTTGACAGGGATAATGAATTCAAGAAGCCCAAGGTCTGTAATTCTGATGCTGATGAGCTTCAGGACTCTGATGAGGAATCGAAGAAGGATAGCTCGAAGAAGAAGGATCTGAATTCTGCTGCTGCTGAATTGGGGTTGAAGCCCAGATTTGATGGAAGTGAATTCAAAATCGAGAAGCAAAGATTTGATGATTCTGATGCTAAATTTGGTATAGATTCTATTGAAAGATCCAGGTCCGATGCTTCCGATGGTGGTCTCGATaaggctgccaagaggaggagcCAATTCGAGTGCTCGACCTGCAACAAGACCTTCCACTCCTATCAAGCTCTCGGCGGCCATCGGGCAAGCCATAAGAGGATGAAGGGATGCTATGGCAGTGAGAACAGCTTGGAGACTGATGCTTCTGTTGATCTGCCAGCGGTCGAGGAGATGGTCGACCAAGGTGAGGGCATTGAAGCTGCCAATGGATTGTCGAAGAAGGCCAAGGGCCATGAGTGTCTGCTCTGTGGCAAGGTTTTTTCTTCAGGCCAGGCATTGGGGGGTCACAAGAGAGCTCACTTGGTCATGAACACTGATGACAGAGGCGATGCTGCATGCCGTCAGACCATCATGATTCAGCAGCAGCCTCTGGAGATGCCCGACTTGCTCGACCTTAACCTCCCGGCTCCGGTCGATGAAGAGTTTAACAGTACCAATGGGAATGCTGAGATGAAGTCATGGTGGGCTGGAAGCAACGTCAAGCATGAACCTCTGGTGGGTGTGATCTCCAATTGA